A portion of the Krasilnikovia cinnamomea genome contains these proteins:
- a CDS encoding aquaporin: MALSRRLTAEFIATFWLVLGGCGSAVLTATFPEVGIGILGVVLAFGLTVPTMAYAFGHLE, translated from the coding sequence ATGGCCCTTTCCCGGCGGCTCACGGCGGAGTTCATCGCCACCTTCTGGCTGGTGCTGGGCGGGTGCGGCAGCGCCGTGCTCACCGCCACCTTCCCCGAGGTGGGCATCGGCATCCTCGGGGTCGTCCTCGCGTTCGGCCTCACGGTGCCGACCATGGCGTACGCGTTCGGGCACCTCGAATAG
- a CDS encoding 4'-phosphopantetheinyl transferase family protein translates to MTDLLGAIVPDHVSWAQTRDDRGGDELFPQERAVVARAVAKRRTEFAAVRWCARAALARLGVAPEPILPGVRGAPGWPAGIVGSMTHCAGYRAAAVARRGPVRTIGVDAEPAAALPDGVLDAIALPEEAAMVARLAAADPAVPWDRLLFSAKESVYKAWFPLAGTFLEFHQARLSVDAQAREFTAELLVAGPVDRFTGRWLCADGLILTAIVA, encoded by the coding sequence ATGACCGACCTGCTCGGCGCGATCGTGCCGGATCACGTCAGCTGGGCGCAGACCCGCGACGACCGCGGCGGCGACGAGCTGTTCCCGCAGGAGCGCGCGGTCGTCGCCCGCGCCGTCGCCAAGCGCCGTACCGAATTCGCGGCCGTACGGTGGTGCGCCCGCGCCGCGCTGGCCCGCCTCGGGGTCGCGCCCGAACCGATCCTGCCCGGCGTGCGGGGCGCCCCCGGCTGGCCCGCCGGGATCGTCGGCAGCATGACGCACTGCGCCGGGTATCGCGCCGCGGCGGTGGCGCGCCGCGGCCCCGTCCGTACGATCGGGGTGGACGCCGAACCGGCCGCCGCCCTGCCCGACGGCGTGCTCGACGCGATCGCGCTGCCCGAGGAGGCCGCGATGGTGGCCCGCCTGGCGGCCGCCGACCCGGCGGTGCCGTGGGACCGGCTGCTGTTCTCGGCCAAGGAGTCGGTCTACAAGGCCTGGTTCCCGCTCGCGGGCACCTTCCTGGAATTCCACCAGGCCCGGCTGAGCGTCGACGCGCAGGCCCGCGAGTTCACCGCCGAGCTGCTGGTGGCCGGGCCGGTCGACCGGTTCACCGGCCGTTGGCTGTGCGCGGACGGCCTGATCCTGACGGCCATCGTCGCGTAG
- a CDS encoding cation-translocating P-type ATPase — protein MTLHLESDAPTAGRGGWHAMAVDDVAQALGVDVAQGLPATQVVDRQARYGPNALRSTPPAPWWRLLLAQFTDGLILVLLGAAVLSLAIGEIEEAAFIAVLLVFNGLLGFWQERQAQQSLAAIQALVVPQARVRRDGAVQQIPADELVPGDVVLLEAGDTVPADGRLAGAFRLAVAEAALTGEAVPVDKGTAPVAQDTALGDRTDMAFTHTAVTAGRAEEIVTATGMDTEIGKLAALMSEVEPEPTPLQRQTAQLGHRLALIAGAAVLVLLLIGLAQGTPWHELVVGSIALAVAAIPEALPATVTVTLAVGMSRLAKRRAVVKRLHAVETLGSTSVICSDKTGTLTLNQMTARTLLHGGEELTIEGQGYSGEGRITTAEFDRPVPDLRQVAAVMVLCNDAVIRDGACIGDPTEGALVVLGGKAGVDVDRTRQRFPRVGEVPFDSATKYMATFHEDRSGEHQGLILVCVKGAVESVLERVDRVVDRNGVRTAMDDAGREAVRAAADRLAAQGQRVLAAAGGWITRAGADLERDPEGAASGLALLALVGIVDPPRTEARDAIAAAHRSGIAIKMITGDHPTTARAIAGALGITGEVVRGSDLELMDDRQLAARVREIGVFARVAPEHKLRIVRALQSNDLVVSMTGDGVNDAPALEQADIGVAMGITGTEVTKEAADMILLDDNFATIVSAVREGRTIYENIVKFVRFQLSTNLSAILTVLSATLLGMAAPFTTIQILWVNLICDGPPALALGVDRPRPQAMAEPPRPKRTQILPARRLRVLLWLAAIMGASTLGIIGWAGQAYDAATAATMGWTTFVLAQLFNVFNARAEHSSAFGAGFFSNRYLWLSVGAVAVAQLAIVKVEWMQHFFDASHLSAAQFLVCVAAGSLVLWLEELRKLVLRRRR, from the coding sequence ATGACCCTCCACCTCGAATCCGACGCGCCCACCGCGGGCCGCGGCGGCTGGCACGCGATGGCGGTCGACGACGTCGCCCAGGCGCTGGGCGTCGACGTCGCACAGGGCCTGCCCGCCACCCAGGTGGTCGACCGTCAGGCCCGGTACGGACCCAACGCGCTGCGCTCGACCCCACCGGCACCGTGGTGGCGGCTGCTGCTGGCGCAGTTCACCGACGGCCTGATCCTGGTGCTGCTCGGCGCGGCGGTGTTGTCGCTGGCGATCGGCGAGATCGAGGAGGCGGCGTTCATCGCCGTGCTGCTCGTCTTCAACGGCCTGCTCGGCTTCTGGCAGGAACGCCAGGCCCAGCAGTCGCTGGCCGCGATCCAGGCGCTGGTCGTGCCGCAGGCCCGGGTCCGCCGCGACGGCGCGGTGCAGCAGATCCCCGCCGACGAGCTGGTGCCCGGCGACGTGGTGCTGCTGGAGGCGGGCGACACGGTGCCCGCCGACGGGCGGCTGGCGGGGGCCTTCCGGCTCGCGGTCGCCGAGGCCGCGCTGACCGGCGAGGCGGTGCCCGTGGACAAGGGGACCGCGCCGGTCGCGCAGGACACGGCGCTCGGCGACCGTACGGACATGGCGTTCACCCACACCGCGGTCACGGCGGGGCGGGCGGAGGAGATCGTCACCGCGACCGGGATGGACACGGAGATCGGCAAGCTGGCCGCGCTCATGTCCGAGGTCGAGCCCGAGCCGACGCCGCTGCAACGCCAGACCGCCCAGCTCGGTCACCGGCTGGCGCTGATCGCGGGGGCGGCGGTGCTGGTGCTGCTGCTGATCGGGCTCGCCCAGGGAACGCCGTGGCACGAACTGGTGGTGGGCTCGATCGCGCTGGCGGTCGCCGCGATCCCCGAGGCGCTGCCCGCGACCGTGACGGTGACCCTGGCCGTGGGCATGAGCCGCCTGGCGAAACGGCGGGCCGTGGTCAAGCGGCTGCACGCGGTGGAGACCCTCGGTTCGACGTCGGTCATCTGCAGCGACAAGACCGGCACCCTCACCCTCAACCAGATGACGGCCCGAACCCTGCTGCACGGCGGCGAGGAACTGACCATCGAGGGCCAGGGGTACTCCGGCGAGGGGCGGATCACCACCGCCGAGTTCGACCGTCCGGTGCCCGATCTGCGGCAGGTCGCGGCGGTGATGGTGCTGTGCAACGACGCGGTGATCCGCGACGGCGCCTGCATCGGCGACCCCACCGAGGGGGCTCTGGTCGTGCTGGGCGGCAAGGCCGGGGTGGATGTGGACCGTACCCGGCAGCGCTTTCCCCGGGTCGGTGAGGTGCCGTTCGACTCGGCGACCAAGTACATGGCGACCTTCCACGAGGACCGCTCCGGGGAGCATCAGGGGCTGATCCTGGTGTGCGTCAAGGGCGCGGTGGAGAGCGTGCTGGAGCGCGTGGACCGCGTCGTGGACCGCAACGGCGTACGCACCGCCATGGACGACGCCGGGCGCGAGGCGGTCCGCGCCGCCGCGGACCGCCTCGCCGCCCAGGGCCAGCGGGTGCTCGCGGCGGCGGGCGGGTGGATCACCCGCGCCGGGGCCGACCTGGAACGCGACCCGGAAGGCGCCGCGAGCGGCCTGGCACTGCTCGCGCTGGTCGGCATCGTCGACCCGCCCCGCACCGAGGCCCGGGACGCGATCGCCGCGGCGCACCGCTCCGGCATCGCGATCAAGATGATCACCGGCGACCACCCGACGACCGCGCGCGCCATCGCCGGGGCGCTGGGCATCACCGGCGAGGTCGTCCGGGGATCCGACCTGGAACTCATGGACGACCGGCAGCTCGCCGCCCGGGTCCGCGAGATCGGGGTGTTCGCCCGGGTCGCCCCCGAGCACAAGCTGCGCATCGTGCGGGCGTTGCAGTCAAACGACCTGGTGGTCTCCATGACCGGGGACGGGGTCAACGACGCGCCCGCGCTGGAGCAGGCGGACATCGGCGTGGCGATGGGGATCACCGGCACGGAGGTCACCAAGGAAGCCGCCGACATGATCCTGCTCGACGACAACTTCGCCACGATCGTCTCGGCCGTGCGTGAGGGACGCACGATCTACGAGAACATCGTGAAGTTCGTCCGCTTCCAGCTGTCGACCAACCTCAGCGCCATCCTGACCGTGCTGTCCGCGACGCTGCTGGGCATGGCGGCTCCCTTCACGACGATCCAGATCCTGTGGGTGAACCTCATCTGTGACGGCCCGCCCGCGCTGGCGCTCGGCGTCGACCGGCCCCGCCCGCAGGCCATGGCCGAGCCGCCGCGGCCGAAACGGACCCAGATCCTGCCCGCGCGGCGGCTACGGGTGCTGCTGTGGCTGGCCGCCATCATGGGGGCCAGCACCCTCGGGATCATCGGGTGGGCGGGGCAGGCGTACGACGCCGCGACCGCGGCGACGATGGGGTGGACGACGTTCGTGCTGGCCCAGCTGTTCAACGTGTTCAACGCGCGGGCGGAGCACAGTTCCGCGTTCGGTGCGGGCTTCTTCTCGAACCGCTACCTCTGGCTGTCCGTCGGAGCCGTCGCGGTCGCGCAGCTCGCCATCGTCAAGGTGGAGTGGATGCAGCACTTCTTCGACGCGTCCCACCTGAGCGCCGCCCAGTTCCTGGTGTGCGTGGCGGCGGGCTCGCTGGTGTTGTGGCTGGAGGAGCTGCGCAAGCTGGTCCTGCGCCGCCGCCGGTGA
- a CDS encoding DinB family protein: MTSQPVAGFEGMWVRAEQDPRASSNPVGELATIREYLSNQRLTLAMKCEGLSPPQLAARSVPPSTMSLLGLIRHMARVEHHWFHRVLQGHLDVPRIYWSPEHFDLDFDEATADQAVVDEAFAEWRAQIAAADRWLDGPVNLDTTSPTPRGERLSTRDILLHMIEEYARHCGHADLLRECVDGRTGL, from the coding sequence ATGACGAGTCAGCCGGTGGCCGGTTTCGAGGGAATGTGGGTGCGCGCCGAGCAGGACCCCCGGGCGTCGAGCAACCCGGTCGGTGAGCTGGCGACCATCCGTGAATACCTGTCCAACCAACGGCTCACCCTGGCCATGAAGTGCGAGGGCCTCTCGCCGCCGCAACTGGCCGCCCGTTCGGTGCCGCCGTCCACGATGAGCCTGCTCGGTCTGATCCGGCACATGGCCCGGGTGGAGCACCACTGGTTCCACCGGGTGCTGCAGGGCCATCTGGACGTGCCGCGCATCTACTGGTCCCCGGAGCACTTCGACCTCGACTTCGACGAGGCGACCGCCGACCAGGCGGTGGTCGACGAGGCGTTCGCGGAGTGGCGCGCGCAGATCGCGGCCGCGGACCGGTGGCTGGACGGGCCGGTGAACCTCGACACGACGTCGCCCACGCCGCGCGGCGAGCGGCTCAGCACCCGCGACATCCTCCTGCACATGATCGAGGAGTACGCGCGGCACTGCGGCCACGCCGACCTGCTGCGTGAGTGCGTCGACGGGCGTACCGGGCTGTAG
- a CDS encoding Uma2 family endonuclease: MSAEAVGRYMPPVVSLDDLTAMMAADDHHRYEISPEGVLSIMPPPGYAHAIIATRLMVWLATGGVPADRIAQAVGLRIPGRDGGVGGRIPDLIVWSRAQADGVWLPVTDVLLVVEIVSPGSEGIDTVTKRAEYAAAGIPQYWMVDQDPAQTVTMHHLDGDRYAVRATMPLAWLLHTGTAEHGLS, encoded by the coding sequence ATGAGCGCTGAGGCTGTCGGCAGGTACATGCCACCGGTCGTGTCGCTCGACGACCTGACGGCGATGATGGCCGCGGACGACCATCACCGGTACGAGATCAGCCCTGAGGGAGTCCTCTCGATCATGCCGCCGCCGGGGTACGCCCATGCGATCATCGCGACCCGGCTCATGGTGTGGCTCGCCACGGGTGGTGTCCCGGCGGACCGGATCGCCCAGGCGGTCGGGCTGCGAATCCCCGGTCGCGATGGTGGAGTCGGTGGACGGATCCCCGATCTGATCGTGTGGAGCAGGGCGCAGGCCGACGGCGTCTGGCTGCCGGTCACCGACGTACTACTGGTCGTCGAGATCGTCTCGCCGGGCTCCGAGGGTATCGACACCGTGACCAAGCGCGCCGAGTACGCAGCCGCCGGCATCCCCCAGTACTGGATGGTCGACCAGGATCCCGCCCAGACCGTCACCATGCACCACCTGGACGGCGACCGCTACGCCGTGCGGGCGACCATGCCGCTCGCCTGGCTTCTCCACACCGGCACCGCCGAGCACGGCCTCAGCTGA